A genomic segment from Amygdalobacter nucleatus encodes:
- a CDS encoding lysophospholipid acyltransferase family protein, translated as MQKQHTSLKIYQRNRFFRALQNFFLYWLKRKVNLEYVGQENIPAGTSYVMVCNHETIVDGMLVQGGLTPEQLTDFHCLAGADLATNYGLIGKIALYMGQAVPIDRHGNPLKGLYKAKDLLESGHKGLLIFPEGTRSFDGRLSPMHGGAALLVRNTGVPLIPVFIDGAYEFFNRYYTKPHFRDAISKKKLHIRVSFGKALDVSKCQRTKEITQLFSQWFDNAFANKVVPRDFSKIPQKSLADKER; from the coding sequence ATGCAAAAGCAGCACACCAGCTTAAAAATTTACCAACGTAATCGCTTCTTTAGAGCTTTGCAGAATTTTTTCCTTTATTGGTTAAAGCGCAAAGTTAATTTAGAGTATGTTGGTCAAGAGAATATCCCAGCGGGAACTTCCTATGTCATGGTCTGTAATCATGAGACAATTGTTGACGGTATGCTTGTGCAAGGTGGATTAACGCCTGAACAATTGACAGATTTCCATTGCCTAGCTGGAGCAGATCTAGCCACCAACTATGGTTTGATTGGCAAAATTGCCCTCTATATGGGCCAAGCTGTACCTATTGATCGCCATGGCAATCCGCTTAAAGGTCTCTACAAAGCCAAAGATCTCTTAGAAAGTGGCCACAAGGGCTTATTGATTTTCCCTGAAGGTACACGCTCTTTCGATGGCCGCTTGAGCCCAATGCACGGTGGTGCTGCCTTGCTAGTCCGAAATACGGGCGTTCCACTGATTCCAGTATTCATTGATGGCGCTTACGAATTCTTCAATCGTTATTACACTAAGCCGCATTTTCGTGACGCTATAAGCAAAAAGAAGCTCCATATCCGTGTCTCTTTCGGTAAAGCACTTGACGTAAGTAAATGTCAGAGAACTAAGGAAATTACCCAATTATTTAGCCAATGGTTTGACAATGCCTTTGCCAATAAAGTTGTGCCACGTGATTTCTCCAAAATTCCGCAAAAATCACTCGCTGATAAAGAGCGCTAA
- the tsaB gene encoding tRNA (adenosine(37)-N6)-threonylcarbamoyltransferase complex dimerization subunit type 1 TsaB has protein sequence MIFLAVDTSLQATSVAIMEITLTKVTKILAEQYLNVELTHSETTQFILEKCLSDARLELKDIDYFVAVTGPGSFTGLRIGVTLVKTLAATQKKECIAVNSLSALAYDVERHFHDDAKTLVVPMIDARNERVFAEVINKHKIVYPPQGIAFEDLLKLLQQKYKSKECSLLMVTVSHLPYMYKYADALANFKEFNMIETELTATKALYLVAEMYKEHVCTFVHYNDLQPNYYALSQAERSKLKQPYRAQVAPTK, from the coding sequence ATGATTTTTTTAGCTGTTGATACAAGTTTACAAGCTACCAGCGTAGCAATTATGGAAATCACTTTAACTAAGGTCACCAAAATTTTGGCCGAACAATACCTGAATGTTGAATTAACTCACTCTGAGACTACACAATTTATACTTGAGAAGTGTCTATCTGATGCCAGATTAGAGCTTAAAGATATTGACTATTTTGTGGCAGTTACAGGGCCTGGTTCTTTCACGGGCTTAAGAATTGGTGTAACTTTGGTCAAAACTTTGGCTGCTACGCAAAAGAAAGAGTGTATAGCTGTTAATAGCTTATCGGCTTTGGCTTATGATGTAGAAAGACATTTCCATGATGATGCTAAAACTTTGGTCGTACCGATGATAGATGCAAGAAATGAACGTGTCTTTGCTGAGGTTATCAATAAGCACAAAATAGTTTACCCACCACAAGGTATTGCCTTTGAGGATTTGTTAAAACTCTTGCAGCAAAAATACAAAAGTAAAGAGTGCAGCTTATTGATGGTGACAGTTAGTCATCTGCCATACATGTACAAATATGCCGATGCTTTAGCCAATTTCAAAGAGTTTAATATGATTGAGACAGAATTGACGGCAACTAAGGCTTTGTATTTGGTGGCTGAGATGTATAAGGAGCATGTTTGCACTTTTGTACATTACAATGATTTGCAGCCGAATTATTATGCTCTATCACAGGCAGAACGGAGCAAACTCAAACAGCCTTATCGGGCACAGGTAGCGCCAACTAAATAA
- a CDS encoding PSP1 domain-containing protein, whose amino-acid sequence MGKVIGVKVEGNERVQNCLLPAELSVGKLPINTEVICVKQGVEYFAVVDRSAMEMPERYLQADIYKFVRLATAKDKAHIKEKLAFEHEALQFASDNAKRLGLDMDFLKSYFNQEDNKFLFYFEAPDRLDFRELVKCLAYRYRMRIELRQVGAREKAKLSGSLGACGQVACCVRHLKAFPQVSIKLAKEQSMAINSSKSQGTCGRLMCCLQYEQAWYDEALQKLPRLGYTLDTVYGRGVVKSVNLQREIVQVQLEQAKDSDPWQVVNMNEIIDAEKQAAPKQAGNFARAKCQCASGDAKHSKPCCATVKSIQESVYLAGKSYAVVGVYDNDME is encoded by the coding sequence ATGGGAAAAGTTATAGGCGTAAAAGTTGAGGGCAATGAGCGTGTGCAAAATTGCCTTTTGCCAGCTGAGTTATCAGTTGGCAAATTGCCAATCAATACAGAGGTTATTTGTGTAAAGCAGGGAGTAGAATATTTTGCAGTAGTTGATCGTTCAGCTATGGAAATGCCTGAGCGCTACCTGCAAGCTGATATATACAAGTTTGTGCGTTTAGCAACAGCCAAAGATAAAGCTCATATAAAAGAGAAACTAGCGTTTGAGCACGAAGCTTTACAATTTGCAAGTGATAATGCGAAACGTCTAGGCTTAGATATGGACTTCTTAAAGAGCTATTTTAATCAGGAAGATAACAAATTCCTCTTTTATTTTGAAGCACCAGATCGTTTGGATTTCCGTGAATTAGTCAAGTGCTTAGCTTATCGCTATCGGATGCGCATTGAGCTAAGACAAGTTGGTGCTAGAGAAAAGGCTAAATTGAGTGGCTCTTTGGGTGCTTGCGGTCAGGTGGCGTGCTGTGTCAGGCATCTTAAAGCTTTCCCACAAGTTAGTATTAAATTGGCCAAAGAGCAGAGCATGGCTATCAATTCAAGCAAGTCACAAGGTACGTGCGGGCGTTTGATGTGCTGTTTGCAATATGAGCAGGCTTGGTACGATGAGGCTTTGCAAAAATTGCCGCGTTTGGGCTATACCTTGGATACAGTTTATGGCCGTGGCGTTGTTAAATCTGTCAACTTGCAACGTGAGATTGTGCAAGTACAACTTGAGCAGGCTAAAGATAGTGATCCTTGGCAGGTTGTGAATATGAATGAGATCATCGATGCTGAGAAACAAGCTGCTCCTAAGCAAGCTGGTAATTTTGCTAGGGCTAAATGTCAATGTGCTAGTGGTGATGCTAAGCATAGCAAACCTTGTTGTGCTACGGTTAAGTCAATTCAAGAGAGCGTCTATTTAGCTGGCAAGTCTTATGCGGTAGTTGGCGTTTATGATAACGATATGGAGTAG
- a CDS encoding GNAT family protein, with amino-acid sequence MLILRLAKVADLAEIVAFEEAVLPDAWTKASLQATFTSEFQQIWLLELKNEKPANDLAGLIHFTCVGDSSDILNLGLRENYRSQGLASLLLGALTAYAHGEIVWQNWQLANKISVYDIKLLNEAKSIRALNLEVREKNEKAINCYLKNDFQIKRKIKNFYTEPAFQKPKSWDYQGEAALCMQKKL; translated from the coding sequence ATGTTGATTTTACGCTTAGCTAAAGTAGCAGATTTAGCTGAAATAGTTGCTTTTGAAGAAGCTGTTTTGCCTGATGCGTGGACGAAAGCCAGTTTGCAAGCAACTTTTACAAGTGAGTTTCAGCAAATTTGGTTGCTTGAATTAAAAAATGAAAAGCCAGCTAATGATTTAGCTGGCCTCATACATTTTACTTGTGTGGGTGATAGCAGCGATATTTTGAATCTTGGCTTAAGAGAAAATTATCGAAGTCAAGGCCTGGCAAGCTTACTTTTAGGTGCTTTGACAGCCTATGCGCATGGTGAAATAGTTTGGCAAAATTGGCAATTAGCTAATAAAATTAGTGTCTATGACATCAAATTGCTTAACGAAGCTAAGTCTATTCGTGCGCTCAATTTGGAAGTTAGAGAGAAAAATGAAAAAGCTATCAACTGCTATCTGAAAAATGATTTCCAGATAAAAAGAAAAATTAAGAATTTCTACACAGAACCAGCTTTTCAGAAACCCAAAAGTTGGGATTATCAGGGAGAAGCTGCTCTCTGTATGCAGAAAAAGTTATGA
- a CDS encoding YfhO family protein, which yields MLKLKQKIQLMLQRWQTDKRAIYWQAALLSLVIGLIVSVTIGIYPFGDKSVLTVDLYHQYTPFLMELRHKLLHGENLFMTLHVGLGINFWTVLAYYAFSPFNLLLLLFPAWLVPFAIWLIVLLKLSLAAMLMSAFLNYYYCQQASLAWAKVVKVSFDLSSYAEQIKSLQANKAIQLRFRLSLLFVSVFYAWSGYVLAYFWNLMWLDAIFALPLVALGITKLIRERKLLLYLLSLTYVISVNYYAAIFVCLFVALYSLVLFFDEWQYRKQLQSQIQLLVRANLASNADYSSDAQAGDTDYTLEVQAVEVQASDIAKTIVQQAKLNPIKYAVLDFSVLSLLAGLLSAHILYPVLANFKLSSAANDVAPKAMEWSLNFNQLLNRLLLFGEVKVRSGEPNIYVGCFVLCLVALLFYHLYKQPFALLPKLFLLLFIGLSFSNNLLNFIWHGLHYPNQLPHRFAFVFCFLLLQIAFELVWRFQWAWSKYLLVGSLWLLAICLANFKLLAQNTNMQQLFVWLNFAFALVYVLISTWLTLTVYWRKRQGRLLSWQGRGRKVAVLLLCLTLFIEVCTNAIGQVINLNNSEYLPSFHNYVQDLPEKQALSKAISQKEEPYLWRLESKNGKTIDDGALYTYNGVTLFSSTANEQVAKSMRRLGVNGNNLNSYKLQKPLNFLADFLSLKYIISETETYQDWQKVDLAQLAGAEALADKQSKWQLWQNPHVAKQAFVWPEAISEFKLSASNPYCNYNELAAKLLGENEVGKDFSLRSETSLPCLYNSLAVFSETSHLVNLTAANQEYELKAVSGDKVKKVNDTQKPFAELIYTASEDNEDISLYASCNYKLNFTGQVNDEKLQHEFGQAEIVQLPLLKRGDKLKLRFEFGENKGSAKIALAKVNQAVLAKLRAKLQSGFDWQLISSRHLKADLGKLELPKTTEANWLYTTIAYDPGWHLYVDGVEVERTSWLDISEHKKDQAGSFLAFKLPAALNSSSKLDLIFWPAKYLTGLAISLFAVIISGAYIYLVKRKRERN from the coding sequence ATGCTCAAATTAAAGCAGAAGATACAATTAATGCTTCAACGTTGGCAGACTGATAAGAGAGCAATTTATTGGCAGGCAGCTTTACTTAGCTTAGTAATAGGTTTAATTGTTAGTGTAACTATAGGCATCTACCCGTTTGGCGATAAAAGCGTTTTGACAGTTGATCTGTACCATCAATACACACCGTTTTTGATGGAATTAAGGCATAAGCTTCTACATGGCGAGAATTTGTTTATGACCTTACACGTTGGCCTAGGGATTAATTTTTGGACGGTGTTGGCTTATTATGCGTTTTCACCGTTCAATCTGTTGCTTTTGCTATTTCCAGCTTGGTTAGTTCCGTTTGCAATCTGGCTGATTGTGCTTTTGAAGTTAAGCTTAGCAGCTATGTTAATGAGCGCTTTCCTCAATTATTATTACTGTCAACAGGCAAGTTTAGCTTGGGCCAAAGTGGTCAAAGTAAGTTTCGACTTAAGTAGCTATGCTGAGCAAATTAAAAGTTTGCAAGCTAACAAAGCTATTCAGCTGCGATTCCGCTTAAGCTTGCTTTTTGTGTCTGTGTTTTATGCTTGGTCTGGCTATGTTTTGGCTTATTTTTGGAATTTGATGTGGTTGGATGCTATCTTTGCCTTGCCTTTGGTTGCGTTAGGTATTACGAAGTTAATTCGTGAAAGAAAGTTATTACTCTACTTACTTAGTTTGACTTATGTGATCAGTGTTAATTACTATGCCGCTATTTTTGTCTGCCTATTTGTAGCATTGTATAGTCTGGTTTTGTTCTTCGATGAATGGCAGTATCGGAAGCAATTACAGAGTCAGATTCAATTGCTCGTTAGAGCTAATTTAGCAAGTAATGCAGATTACAGCTCAGATGCGCAAGCAGGCGATACAGATTACACTTTGGAAGTACAAGCTGTGGAGGTACAGGCAAGTGATATTGCTAAGACTATCGTTCAACAAGCTAAGCTTAACCCCATCAAGTATGCTGTGCTTGATTTCAGCGTGCTTTCACTTTTGGCAGGGCTCTTGTCAGCCCATATTCTCTATCCGGTTTTAGCTAATTTCAAGTTATCTTCTGCAGCTAACGATGTAGCGCCTAAGGCAATGGAATGGAGCTTGAACTTTAATCAATTGTTAAATCGTTTGTTATTGTTCGGTGAAGTTAAGGTTCGTTCAGGTGAACCCAATATTTATGTTGGCTGTTTTGTCTTATGTCTAGTTGCCTTATTGTTCTACCACTTATATAAACAGCCGTTTGCTTTATTACCGAAGCTATTCTTACTATTATTTATTGGCCTAAGTTTCAGTAATAATCTTTTGAACTTTATTTGGCATGGCTTGCATTATCCAAATCAATTACCGCATCGCTTTGCCTTTGTGTTTTGCTTTTTGTTATTGCAGATAGCTTTTGAATTGGTTTGGCGTTTTCAGTGGGCTTGGAGTAAATATCTATTAGTTGGCTCACTTTGGCTGTTAGCTATTTGCTTAGCTAATTTCAAGCTGTTAGCGCAAAATACGAATATGCAACAATTGTTTGTCTGGCTGAACTTTGCTTTTGCCCTTGTGTATGTGCTTATTTCTACTTGGCTGACTTTGACTGTTTATTGGCGTAAAAGACAAGGAAGATTATTAAGCTGGCAAGGGCGGGGCAGAAAAGTAGCTGTCTTACTTCTTTGTTTAACTTTATTTATAGAAGTTTGCACCAATGCCATAGGTCAGGTAATTAACTTAAACAATAGTGAGTATTTACCATCTTTTCATAACTACGTGCAAGATCTACCTGAGAAGCAAGCTTTATCTAAAGCTATTTCTCAAAAAGAAGAGCCGTATCTGTGGCGCTTGGAAAGTAAAAATGGCAAAACAATTGATGATGGTGCGTTGTATACATATAACGGTGTAACTTTGTTCTCTTCAACGGCCAATGAGCAAGTTGCCAAAAGTATGCGGCGCTTGGGCGTAAATGGCAATAATCTAAATTCATATAAATTGCAAAAACCGCTTAACTTTTTAGCTGATTTTTTGAGCCTAAAGTATATAATAAGTGAAACTGAAACCTATCAAGATTGGCAGAAGGTTGATCTGGCTCAATTAGCTGGGGCAGAAGCGTTGGCTGATAAGCAATCTAAGTGGCAATTATGGCAAAATCCCCATGTAGCTAAACAGGCTTTTGTGTGGCCAGAAGCAATAAGTGAATTTAAGTTATCTGCTAGTAATCCTTATTGCAATTACAATGAGTTGGCGGCCAAGCTTTTAGGTGAAAATGAAGTCGGTAAAGATTTTAGTTTGCGCTCAGAAACAAGTTTGCCGTGCTTGTACAATTCCCTTGCTGTTTTTTCAGAAACAAGTCATTTGGTCAATTTGACAGCAGCTAATCAGGAATATGAATTAAAAGCAGTGAGTGGAGATAAGGTCAAAAAGGTAAATGACACGCAAAAACCATTTGCTGAATTAATCTATACAGCTTCAGAAGATAATGAAGACATTAGTTTGTATGCTTCTTGCAACTATAAGCTTAATTTCACGGGCCAAGTAAATGATGAAAAGCTGCAACATGAATTTGGTCAAGCCGAAATAGTCCAGCTACCTTTGCTTAAACGTGGCGATAAACTCAAATTGCGTTTTGAATTTGGTGAGAATAAAGGTTCTGCTAAAATTGCTCTAGCTAAGGTAAATCAGGCAGTTTTGGCTAAATTGCGTGCTAAATTGCAATCAGGCTTTGATTGGCAGCTTATTTCATCGCGGCACTTAAAAGCTGATTTAGGCAAACTTGAGTTACCTAAAACAACGGAAGCTAATTGGCTTTATACGACAATTGCCTATGATCCAGGTTGGCATCTTTATGTTGACGGCGTAGAGGTGGAACGGACAAGTTGGCTAGATATTAGTGAGCATAAGAAAGATCAGGCTGGTTCTTTCTTAGCTTTTAAGTTGCCAGCTGCTTTAAACAGCTCTAGTAAGTTGGATTTAATCTTTTGGCCAGCTAAATATCTAACTGGTTTAGCAATCAGCTTATTTGCAGTTATAATTAGTGGAGCATATATTTATTTAGTCAAAAGAAAACGAGAGCGGAATTAG
- a CDS encoding cyclic-di-AMP receptor, producing the protein MSNSTEMKLVYSIVHDEDSPGLLAELNSHNFSVTKLNSTGGFLRSGNTTLITVVPASDVPKVLDIIRKNSSTRKVTLNPNSASVMPGAAYMSIPVEVTLSGATVFVTPVEYFEKM; encoded by the coding sequence ATGTCTAATTCGACCGAGATGAAACTTGTTTATTCCATTGTCCATGATGAGGATAGTCCAGGCTTGTTAGCTGAGCTGAATAGTCATAATTTCAGTGTGACAAAATTAAATTCCACAGGTGGCTTCTTGCGCTCTGGCAACACGACTTTAATTACAGTTGTACCTGCTAGCGATGTGCCAAAGGTACTTGATATAATTCGCAAAAATTCATCAACCAGAAAAGTTACCTTGAATCCTAATTCTGCATCTGTAATGCCTGGTGCAGCTTATATGTCGATACCAGTTGAGGTGACCTTGAGCGGAGCAACAGTATTTGTTACGCCTGTTGAATATTTTGAAAAAATGTAA
- the tsaE gene encoding tRNA (adenosine(37)-N6)-threonylcarbamoyltransferase complex ATPase subunit type 1 TsaE, translated as MLTEKLQFKIDSLDEMTEFAKQFAACLKSDDCVCLTGDLGAGKTTFTNALVHALGFNDLVSSPTFNILHEYSDKETSSEAQTDIEIVYHFDTYRLETPENFLDSALDSYFGQGLCLVEWGELIKDLLSVETIYLAISYQQDWQTNVDNGHREITLTVPAKLTKRNEKAWQALVDFSLAHRGQLQNGEQSEE; from the coding sequence ATGTTGACAGAGAAATTACAGTTTAAGATAGACAGCCTTGATGAGATGACTGAGTTTGCTAAACAGTTTGCAGCTTGCCTCAAATCTGATGATTGCGTGTGCTTAACTGGTGATCTGGGTGCCGGCAAGACGACTTTTACGAATGCTTTGGTCCATGCACTTGGCTTTAATGATCTTGTTAGTAGTCCGACATTTAATATTTTGCATGAATATAGTGACAAAGAGACAAGTAGTGAGGCGCAGACAGATATTGAGATTGTTTATCATTTTGATACCTACCGCTTAGAGACGCCTGAGAATTTCTTAGACTCTGCTTTGGATAGCTATTTCGGCCAAGGCTTATGCTTAGTTGAGTGGGGCGAATTGATCAAAGACTTATTGTCAGTTGAAACGATTTATTTGGCGATCAGTTATCAGCAAGATTGGCAGACTAACGTGGATAACGGCCACCGTGAGATTACATTAACTGTACCAGCTAAGCTTACTAAACGGAACGAAAAAGCCTGGCAGGCACTTGTTGATTTCAGTCTAGCCCATAGAGGACAATTACAAAATGGAGAGCAGAGTGAGGAATAA
- the rsmI gene encoding 16S rRNA (cytidine(1402)-2'-O)-methyltransferase, whose amino-acid sequence MNLEEPKLSLPITALNDIYAESVATLKNRTLYLVAVPIGNLADISVRALAVLQNVDYIACEDTRTTALLLSHYQVNNSLFSLYAHNEKERIAYLLDLLKEDKKVALVSDAGYPSVSDPGALVVKAVAEQGYAIEVVPGANAALVGLTGSALDPTKFTFLGFLPRKGKERQHYLNLIATSEVTTIVYESPLRVEALLEELMELGLAKRQVCLARELSKRYETYLRLPLANLLANVQTKAPKGECVLLFAATTNLEQSKQKETENSLNLASLEAKLATLWQAKELSLAECLSRLQTLEPAVSLEVWLSLLINHLSGVKTKLNAQKVAAVFPNYSKHDIYQLLLTLQSVLEE is encoded by the coding sequence ATGAATTTGGAAGAGCCAAAACTTTCTCTGCCCATTACGGCACTTAATGATATATATGCCGAGAGCGTGGCTACGCTCAAAAATAGAACGCTTTATTTAGTAGCAGTCCCAATTGGCAATTTGGCTGATATAAGTGTGCGGGCTCTAGCTGTTTTGCAAAATGTGGATTATATTGCTTGTGAGGATACTAGGACGACAGCTTTACTTTTGAGCCATTATCAGGTGAACAATTCCTTATTTTCCTTATATGCACACAACGAAAAAGAACGTATCGCTTATCTTTTAGATTTGTTGAAAGAAGATAAAAAGGTAGCTCTGGTCAGTGATGCTGGCTATCCGTCGGTGTCTGATCCTGGGGCATTAGTTGTTAAAGCTGTGGCCGAGCAGGGCTATGCTATAGAAGTGGTACCAGGTGCCAATGCAGCTTTAGTTGGCTTAACAGGTAGTGCTTTGGACCCAACCAAATTTACTTTTCTCGGCTTTCTGCCGAGAAAGGGCAAAGAACGGCAACATTACCTAAATTTAATTGCGACAAGTGAAGTTACCACGATTGTTTATGAATCGCCTTTACGGGTTGAAGCACTATTAGAAGAACTTATGGAACTTGGTTTGGCTAAGCGGCAAGTTTGTTTAGCTAGAGAACTTAGTAAGCGTTACGAAACATACCTGCGTTTACCACTAGCGAATTTGTTAGCAAATGTTCAGACAAAAGCGCCAAAAGGTGAGTGCGTACTTTTGTTTGCCGCTACAACTAATTTGGAACAGTCTAAGCAGAAAGAAACAGAGAATAGCTTGAATTTAGCTAGCCTAGAAGCTAAATTAGCCACGTTATGGCAAGCTAAAGAGCTTTCGTTAGCTGAATGTTTAAGCAGATTGCAGACTCTAGAACCAGCTGTAAGTTTGGAAGTTTGGCTTAGCTTGCTGATTAACCATTTAAGTGGTGTAAAGACGAAATTGAATGCGCAAAAAGTTGCGGCCGTATTTCCTAATTATTCTAAACACGACATCTATCAATTACTTTTAACCTTGCAGTCTGTTTTGGAGGAATAG
- the tmk gene encoding dTMP kinase, whose translation MLAQKALLINFEGIDGAGKSTQIDAFCQFLEENGLSYIRLREPGGTVLGEKIRSILKDADPNLQIADLAELLLFSAARVELIQEKIKPALADKQIVVLDRFIDSTLAYQGGGRKLDYQTVEAICHLVLGNLAIDRTYYIDLDRETARERLKKSATFSEDRLDLIDDLDFWQQIRDVYHKLAQTERSNGQARYLCLDAKQSIQELQAKIQADFFDLLAHK comes from the coding sequence ATGTTAGCACAAAAAGCACTGTTGATTAATTTTGAAGGCATCGATGGGGCGGGTAAAAGTACGCAGATTGATGCTTTTTGCCAATTTTTAGAGGAAAATGGTTTAAGCTATATACGCTTGCGTGAGCCTGGTGGTACAGTGCTAGGCGAAAAAATTCGCAGTATTTTGAAAGATGCAGATCCCAATTTGCAAATTGCCGATTTAGCCGAGTTACTCTTGTTTTCAGCGGCGCGTGTAGAGCTTATTCAAGAAAAAATTAAGCCAGCTTTGGCTGATAAGCAGATTGTAGTTTTAGATCGCTTCATTGACAGCACCTTAGCATATCAAGGCGGTGGGCGCAAGCTTGACTATCAGACAGTTGAAGCTATCTGCCATTTGGTCTTAGGTAATTTGGCGATTGATCGAACTTATTATATTGATTTGGACCGTGAGACAGCTAGAGAACGCTTGAAGAAGAGTGCGACTTTTAGCGAAGATCGACTTGATTTAATTGATGATCTTGATTTTTGGCAGCAAATTCGTGACGTTTATCATAAATTAGCGCAAACAGAGAGAAGTAACGGCCAAGCCCGCTATCTTTGCCTGGATGCCAAACAGTCAATTCAAGAATTACAAGCTAAGATCCAAGCAGATTTTTTTGATTTGTTAGCCCACAAATAA